From a single Brassica napus cultivar Da-Ae chromosome C9, Da-Ae, whole genome shotgun sequence genomic region:
- the LOC106433538 gene encoding uncharacterized protein LOC106433538: protein MRHHLIEGLKDQYMTIESPLDLWNALKHRYDHQKMVLLPKARHDWMHLRFMDFKSVDEYNSALFKIVSILRLCGEEVSDVMMLEKTYTTFNQSNSVLQQQYRTKAPLPEAHDMERKDPKETKYAQDNRKPYGQGRGGYRGRRRDNHNGRDNYSTGRRGNHHNRGRGSNYGRGRGSYGRGRGGISKPSYTSKSLCHRCGMENHWAKNCRTPKHLCELYQESIKNKNPEANMIQENSQDDKGYDADNESDRDSKDDQMDFETSDCLKD from the exons atgcgccatcatctcatCGAAGGTCTTAAGGATCAGTACATGACAATTGAGAGTCCACTCGATCTTTGGAATGCTTTAAAGCACAGATACGATCACCAAAagatggtgttgcttccaaaggcaagACACGACTGGATGCATCTCAGATTCATGGACTTTAAGTCCGTGGACGAATACAATTCAGCCTTGTTCAAAATCGTATCCATACTAAGGCTATGTGGTGAAGAAGTGTCCGATGTGatgatgcttgaaaagacctaTACGACTTTCAATCAGTCGAATTCTGTGTTGCAACAGCAGTACAGGACAAAAG CACCATTACCCGAAGCCCATGATATGGAAAGGAAAGATCCCAAAGAAACCAAATACGCCCAAGACAACAGGAAACCATACGGTCAAGGCCGTGGTGGGTACAGGGGACGTAGACGTGACAATCACAACGGTAGAGATAACTACTCAACCGGCCGAAGGGGAAACCAccataaccgtggtcgtggttccaattacggtCGGGGCCGAGGGAGTTATGGCCGTGGacgaggtggcatatccaaaccatcttacacgtccaaGTCTTTATGTCACAGATGTGGGATGGAAAatcattgggccaagaactgtAGAACTCCAAAGCACTTGTGCgaactctatcaagagagtatcaagaacaagaacccggaggcaaaTATGATCCAAGAGAACAGTCAAGATGACAAGGGatatgatgctgacaatgaatcCGACAGGGACAGCAAAGATGACCA